One region of Streptomyces rishiriensis genomic DNA includes:
- a CDS encoding SDR family oxidoreductase: MPATHSNTLPVLVVGATGSLGSKVVDELLGRGKNVRALVRPASDAGRLESRGVHIVRGDMLDVDSLVAAMNGADAVITTAAGYTRGGKNAHDIDTIGNANLAEAAHRTGIRRFVLTSILTSDQTPQVPHFWHKKLAEDKLEQLGVPFVALRPGAFLDQVASMAGDPVDKGRMVWLGKATVPLTFVHTSDLAAYLAAAVDAEAEAGERIDIGWDRPVSMREVADVMGSRAGKKIKVWAVPSSVTRTAGAVAGRFMPLIADMAAMFRWFETGRYVADPHRQEQLFGPIPTAEEVLARYTDELRTARHR; encoded by the coding sequence ATGCCGGCCACCCATTCAAACACCCTCCCGGTCCTCGTCGTCGGGGCGACCGGCTCCCTGGGGAGCAAGGTCGTCGACGAACTCCTGGGGCGGGGCAAGAACGTCCGCGCCCTGGTGAGGCCGGCCAGCGACGCCGGCCGGCTCGAAAGCCGGGGCGTCCATATCGTCCGCGGTGACATGCTCGACGTCGACTCGCTCGTCGCCGCGATGAACGGCGCCGATGCCGTCATCACCACCGCCGCCGGCTACACCCGCGGCGGAAAGAACGCCCACGACATCGACACCATCGGCAACGCCAACCTCGCCGAGGCCGCCCACCGCACCGGCATCCGGCGGTTCGTCCTGACCAGCATCCTCACCAGCGACCAGACGCCCCAAGTCCCGCACTTCTGGCACAAGAAGCTCGCCGAGGACAAGCTCGAACAGCTCGGCGTCCCGTTCGTCGCACTGCGCCCGGGGGCGTTCCTCGACCAGGTCGCGAGCATGGCGGGCGACCCGGTCGACAAGGGCCGCATGGTGTGGCTCGGCAAGGCCACCGTCCCGCTGACCTTCGTCCACACCTCCGATCTCGCGGCGTACCTGGCAGCCGCGGTCGACGCCGAGGCCGAGGCCGGTGAGCGGATCGACATCGGATGGGACCGCCCGGTCAGCATGCGAGAGGTGGCCGACGTGATGGGCAGCCGGGCCGGAAAGAAGATCAAGGTGTGGGCCGTCCCGTCCTCCGTCACCCGCACCGCAGGAGCCGTCGCCGGCCGCTTCATGCCCCTGATCGCGGACATGGCCGCGATGTTCCGCTGGTTCGAGACCGGACGCTACGTCGCCGACCCCCACCGCCAGGAGCAGCTGTTCGGGCCCATCCCCACGGCCGAGGAGGTCCTCGCCCGGTATACCGACGAGCTGCGTACCGCACGGCACCGGTGA
- a CDS encoding MarR family winged helix-turn-helix transcriptional regulator — protein sequence MNTPEPLIPTTAGAGPMSYAIFQLARAHRAYAAAMLREMDLHPGQELLLMHLLDRDGQTQSELLGSVGLDHSTVSKSLRRMQDAGLLIREPAAHDRRVMVVHLTDRGRAMREPLAALWKSLEETSAGNLSEQQAESFVETAYAITEAISSRALPGEESA from the coding sequence ATGAACACCCCCGAACCCCTCATCCCCACGACGGCCGGCGCAGGACCGATGAGCTACGCGATCTTCCAACTCGCCCGCGCCCACCGCGCCTACGCCGCCGCCATGCTCCGCGAGATGGACCTGCATCCCGGACAGGAGCTGCTGCTGATGCACCTTCTCGACCGGGACGGCCAGACCCAGTCCGAGCTGCTCGGCAGCGTCGGCCTGGACCACTCCACCGTCTCCAAGTCCCTTCGCCGCATGCAGGACGCCGGCCTGCTCATCCGCGAGCCGGCCGCCCATGACCGGCGCGTCATGGTGGTCCACCTCACCGACAGGGGCCGGGCGATGCGCGAGCCTCTGGCAGCCCTGTGGAAGTCCCTGGAGGAGACCTCCGCCGGGAATCTGTCGGAGCAGCAGGCGGAGTCCTTCGTCGAGACCGCGTACGCCATCACCGAGGCGATCAGCAGCCGCGCGCTGCCGGGAGAAGAGTCCGCGTGA